A DNA window from Arachis hypogaea cultivar Tifrunner chromosome 18, arahy.Tifrunner.gnm2.J5K5, whole genome shotgun sequence contains the following coding sequences:
- the LOC112772117 gene encoding transcription factor bHLH162: MAHQQRGQASSSTKMERKIIERNRREQMKNLCFKLNSLLPNFNPKQTLPPRVDQIDEAIIYIKTLESRVEIAKEKKESLLNKGMKKRPHDLAGSSAFDDETQGTSLKPPTIEIHERGSMLEIVLMISGFDNQFIFSEIIRILHEENIEVLSAISSRAGDSMIHVVHAENHLYQLGATKEISERLKRFVDAHCLQDIQGAQGP; this comes from the exons ATGGCTCATCAGCAGAGAGGtcaagcttcttcttcaaccaaaaTGGAAAGGAAGATCATAGAGAGAAACAGAAGAGAACAAATGAAGAACCTTTGTTTCAAGCTCAATTCTCTTCTCCCTAACTTCAACCCCAAG CAAACATTGCCACCACGTGTTGACCAAATAGATGAGGCCATCATCTACATCAAAACCCTAGAATCAAGGGTTGAGATTGCTAAGGAGAAGAAAGAAAGCTTATTAAACAAGGGAATGAAGAAGAGACCTCATGATTTAGCAGGTAGCAGTGCCTTTGATGATGAGACTCAAGGAACAAGCCTAAAACCCCCAACTATTGAGATTCATGAACGTGGTTCCATGTTAGAGATAGTTCTTATGATTTCTGGCTTTGATAACCAATTCATCTTCAGTGAAATTATTCGCATATTGCATGAAGAGAATATTGAGGTCCTTAGTGCAATTTCTTCTCGCGCTGGAGATTCAATGATTCATGTTGTGCACGCAGAG AATCATCTCTATCAATTAGGAGCAACGAAAGAAATAAGTGAGAGATTAAAAAGGTTTGTGGACGCACATTGTTTGCAGGACATTCAAGGGGCACAGGGGCCATAA